GGTAGTGATGATCCGCTTCGTTCATTCTAGAACAAATCATAGTTAAAGGAGTATGATGTCTAAAACTtttgtggaatttctttgtgGCTAAAACATTTATTGTCCTTATAATGTCCTCAAACATTTGAAGCCCTAGAATGAGGATGATATTTATTATCATATattgtataaattttatttaactttcctACACTCACCTGCACTGTAAGATAGCATGTGCTTTACTTCAGTGTATAAATACTATGTGTAATTTTGtattcattttaatgaaatcttcCAAAATTCTCTCAAACCTCTCTCTCGATTTTTCCTCTCAGTTTCCCTCTTATCATGGTATTAGATGAAACCCTAACTCTAGCCCACTGGAATGCTGTCATGACCACTCCGACTGACGAATCGTCTTCTACCAACCCTACTCCTTCTGTTGTTCCTTCTTCTGTGGATTATTCGAATCCATACTACCTTCAAAGTGGAGATCATCCCGTTGTGATGCTCGTCTCCCAACCCCTTGCTAGTGATAATTTTCTCACCTGGAATAGATCCATGTCTATGGCCCTTATTGCTAAAAACAAACTCTGTTTTGTTGATGGTGCTTTGTCGAAACCTTATGAGAGTGATCCTATTTATCATGCTTGGATTCGCTATAATACTGTTGTTTTTTCTTGGTTGCTTAATGCTTTGTCTAAAGAAATCGCATCCTCAATCCTTTACATCGATACTGCAGAAGAAATGTGGAATGATTTAAATGAACGATTTGCACAAAGCAATCAGCCTCGTATCTTCCAGATCTGGAAGACTATTTTGCATCTTTACTTCAAGAAAATGTCTCTGTAATTTCTTACTTTACACGGTTGAAAAGTTTTTGGGAAGAAATGGTTCTGTAGGCTATTGGTGAAGGCAGTTGGTTGTTGGAATGTgggggtaaaaaaaaaagtgaaattttgTTATCTACCTATTTGCTTGGAGTTGTCATTCTGCATTTGGGAATTATTGTAATTGTTGGTTGGGACTTTAGCTATGCTGTTCGAttgtttatttgagaaaaatattcCAAGTCTTCTGTTTTGTTGAGGTAGATAGCTCTAATTCTTTTGACTTTAGATCCCCCACTGTTCTGTTATCAACCACTTGTATTATACTCCTTCCATTGACATGCATAGATACTAGATTAGTGTCAACTATCATGAATACGAAATAAACTTTTTGACTACAAAACTGgtaatccctctctctctctctctctctctctctctctctctctctctctctctctctctctcagaaatGGCTGAGTTCTGTATTATCTTTATTCGGatggtttttgttttccttcCTGACATATCAGAATTTTATTTGCGgtgaaattttattattttacaaatcgAACTCTATCATATCAACAATGTTTCCCACTTTATcgacttaaaaataatttttcttgccaCTATGACCCAGCAATCAAGCATCAGAGAGGTCGATTGAAAAAACAACTGCTGCTCATACAAATATCATGCAGATTTATCCGATAGTAGATAGTGAAGTAAGAATGCACCCAAACGGTAGGCCATGAAATTGGGGTTATTCGGCTCAAACAGCAAGAGAGCTCCACGCTGACcataaaacaaaaggaaaataatctattgattttttaaaaatatttaaagatgtttaaaaaatatttaaaataaaaaacattaagGGAAGGGACAATTCGCACTGGGCACACCACCAAATGGACAAACTTGGATCGGATACGATCACAACCCaatatataactttattaatatttactttcttaatcattaattaaaagaaaaaattaaaaaaaaaacaaatataaaaaaagtagtAGATGAGTTGTAGACGTGTAGTAGAGTAGAAatcctatcatttttttttttccttttaaaaaatttttaatgaaagaaaaagcagACAATATGTCAGCAACACGTTAGATGGTAGTAGGAGAAGCTGCTAATGATGCCCCCTTTGAAACCAACATCCAAATCCTGCGGATTCTTATAGATTTGTTGAAACTTGAATGGCGTTCTACTTACCGCCCAACCACCAAAAAGAACATGGACTTATATACGcgcgtgtgtgtgtatatatatattcaaggaGACTGCACAGTTTCAGTGGTATGAAACCCCCCAAACGAAGCACCCATCATGGCTTCCGTATCTGAAGACGCTGCAGAACACGATACCCATACTAAAGTTTTAGCAGACATGGAAGACGAAGATCTTTTCGAGATCAATCTCGAGGCCGTGGACAGCATCCCTCCACCGCATTACTGGGATAGCTATTTCACGGCCACCGGAAATGCACTACTTGCCAATTGCCTCCTGCCCATATCGGATGTCTCCGGCGCTGTTCCAATCGTGTCCAAAGATGTTTCCGGCACTGTTCCGGGGGTATCAAAATTGTGTAGCGCATTGTCGTTGGCAGGGACGGCTAACTTTGTCATGATCACCGAACCGATGCCCTTAGGTGAGCTTCTTAGGTTGCCTTTCATGGGGGCTTTTGGGGTACCCCGAAGGCAAATGAAAGCCTAACATAATAACTTTGGCTAATAGCCGTGTTGCCTTAACGCTAATATAACTGCTGTCACTGTAAACGAAATTCATTTGTTCCACATGAAAACTCAAAAGGAAATGTTAATACTTCTAATGCATTTCtctgttttctctttttctttttcttgggtTATTTTCCTGGATAGTGGATGTTGATAACTTAGGAGCTTTGCTTTGAATCGCTTACGATTACTTTCAATAAGTTGCACGAGTAAGGTTAGGTTTGAGGAATGAGATAACACTTAATaaacaatttttctaaattttcatataaaatataataaattaattaatttttttaaatattaaaataataatattattaaaatataatattttaaaattttatttaaaattaaaaattctgatctcactctccaaacctaaccTAATTCTACAGAGCTACCTCCCCTTCTTCTACATGGACACTTGTGCTTacgtctattttttattttattttttaacattgctACATATAAGTCACAcagcacatttttttttttaatttgttttaattttttttgagtttattcttttCAAACTAATTGTATTCTTCTATTacttattcatatatcaaatatttaatgaaaaaagatGATGtgtagaaataataaatataattttttttaatttatttttatcctaAACTACTAATCGATCCCTCGTTTAGAAAAGACATTTCGAATTCCTCCCCAGTGTCCCCCACCCTTTTGCCCTCTGCCTTCTCCTCAATCATTACACATAGGATAATGATAGAGTTAGGCTTCATTTAGATTtaagaataagataaaatgagttaaaatattttataaattataatgaaattGTTAAGTTGAAATAGAAGAAacagtttttgaaaattttatttgtttggattagaaattgagatgagatatataattttaattttttaaaaattttatagacGTGAGTTCCaccatttattatataataataaataattttgttttatttataaataataatagtaatttataaatcacctattcaaatataatttttaaaatttatttacgtCGTATGTGCTTAAAatgtttattaaaatatattaaaatatttacgccCGAAACttgtttattaaaatatattaatttaatatataactttgAAAAGTATACGGAAATGGCAGCCATTTTTGACTTTGATCTGTTTTGTTGTTAGTAAAATTATCGTGAAACATCGATTTCATTGATTTGAAAACagccatttgaatttagaagtGTTTTATCGTACAAGcaaaaatgagatgaaactaTCTCACCTCCAAATTCAAATTACGCCGTAGATTTCATTTAGttacacaattaaaaaaaataaaaataaaaagaatagtaaATAGATGGTCAAAAGTAATAAACTATCATTATCCTACGCATATACCTCAATTCCTAATTGGTGAACATTGCTTTGCATCATGCATGCCACGATTATtaacattttaatttcaatttgggAATATAACAATCACGTTTGATTTGCAAGAATCTgcattgtaaaaaaaatggaaatttcacTACAAGAATCTGGGCTTTTCCCAGCGATTTTTTAAATGCTGCAAAAAATATCGCCGCATTATATGAGTTATAGCGGCGATTTCATAATCGTTGCCAAATTTAACTTAATTAGTGGCGAGGTGTGTCACTTAAGTTATCCCAACGACTTACTATGCATTTAGCGGCGAAATAATTCGCTgccatatattaataaatatacgGGCGCCAAAATTGCCACTTTATTTCCCCTCCCGCCCGCGACTTAGTCAGTCTAGCTACCCCCTCTTCTCCGTTTGGTTTTCATCGAGCTTGAGAGAAACTGCAACCGAAATCCCTTCGTTCACTCCATACTAATTCGCTGCGATAATCCCCATTTTCGAATACCCACAAAGCTCCATCTCGATTCCTCCACTACGTTTTCTTGTGTGGTTGAAGCTTTGTCGTCGTTTCCTTCCAAAACCAACCTCTGTGCCTCCATCGAATGGCTTACCCATTAGCTTGCCCACACAGTACCCCCTTCAAATCTTCCACATTCTGAACCGAGTAGTACTTCGACTACCAAAAATATAATCCCCATTCAGTCAGAACCACGATGTACACACGCAGTACCCCTGCCAAACGAAGCCCTCTGTTGTGATTGGGAAGGGGCTAACCTCTTGTTGAAGTGTTAGTCCGAAACAAAGGGGTCAGAAGTCCCAAACAAAACAGCTAAAACGAGGCAAACTAGTTCGTGTTGGGCTCTGTTGGGCAAAATCCACTATTCGGTACCTCTACTCAGATTGTGCGAGGTATTTTTCTCAATCCACAGGTGGAAATCATTATTGATTAGTAACATGCATGAACATAGGGCCATTTCAGTGGTTATTTGGATTGTTGGATGACATGCACAAATCTCAGTTAGGggtttttgtcctttttttgtttttttattttatttttatcttgtgatcTGCCGATGTTGTGCATATCATCGCTAAAATAGGTTGATTTTGAATCTTGGTAGATTCGTATTGTCAAATGTTGAACCTCAAAGTATATTTTTGTTTCAATCATTGATATATCATAGTGCTATCTTTGTCCCATTCATAGAATCTGTTCAATTGAGAGTTAGTCTTAGGGCTAGATTTAGGGAAAGAAATTGGGGAAAAAGCAACCTGTTGTTTCTTTACATTGTCCATACATGctttaaataaaatcaag
This genomic interval from Carya illinoinensis cultivar Pawnee chromosome 10, C.illinoinensisPawnee_v1, whole genome shotgun sequence contains the following:
- the LOC122278036 gene encoding uncharacterized protein LOC122278036 gives rise to the protein MASVSEDAAEHDTHTKVLADMEDEDLFEINLEAVDSIPPPHYWDSYFTATGNALLANCLLPISDVSGAVPIVSKDVSGTVPGVSKLCSALSLAGTANFVMITEPMPLGELLRLPFMGAFGVPRRQMKA
- the LOC122279480 gene encoding uncharacterized protein LOC122279480, coding for MVLDETLTLAHWNAVMTTPTDESSSTNPTPSVVPSSVDYSNPYYLQSGDHPVVMLVSQPLASDNFLTWNRSMSMALIAKNKLCFVDGALSKPYESDPIYHAWIRYNTVVFSWLLNALSKEIASSILYIDTAEEMWNDLNERFAQSNQPRIFQIWKTILHLYFKKMSL